One genomic segment of Rhizobium viscosum includes these proteins:
- a CDS encoding LysR substrate-binding domain-containing protein has translation MRNLNSVHLNGLRTLEAVGRLGSLQAAADELGVSVGAVSQQVIKAEAQLGRLLFERTPKGMLATEAAAPVLAALNEGFLRLAEAVSMAQRKDECILTISVAPVLAARWLVCRLDRFMERHPEINLRLDATTKLVNLAASDIDVAIRVGKGHWPGVKVEHLLEQVVFPVCSPEMAARLKEPADILKLPAVIDAHAMFTWDVWMQAAGLSGEPPAVRHVFTDASLCLDSAIAGQGVMLAWQTLAGYSLQEGRLVAPFGIRANTGDGYYFVTAEGSRESKKVRDFKTWIREEMAETAAIFG, from the coding sequence ATGAGAAATCTCAACTCGGTGCATCTCAACGGTCTTCGCACGTTGGAAGCCGTCGGTCGGCTTGGCTCGCTTCAAGCGGCGGCGGATGAACTCGGCGTTTCCGTCGGCGCCGTCAGCCAGCAGGTTATCAAGGCCGAAGCCCAGCTTGGCCGGCTGCTCTTCGAACGCACGCCGAAGGGAATGTTGGCAACGGAAGCAGCCGCTCCCGTTCTTGCCGCCCTGAACGAAGGCTTCCTGCGTCTTGCAGAAGCCGTCTCGATGGCGCAGCGCAAGGACGAATGTATCCTGACCATTTCGGTGGCCCCTGTTCTCGCCGCGCGCTGGCTGGTCTGCCGGCTGGACAGGTTCATGGAGCGCCACCCCGAAATCAACCTGCGTCTCGATGCAACGACCAAGCTTGTCAATCTGGCCGCCTCCGATATCGATGTTGCCATCCGCGTTGGCAAGGGCCATTGGCCGGGCGTGAAGGTCGAACATCTTCTGGAGCAGGTGGTGTTTCCCGTCTGCTCTCCCGAGATGGCCGCGAGGCTGAAGGAGCCGGCCGACATCCTGAAACTGCCGGCCGTCATCGATGCCCATGCCATGTTCACATGGGATGTCTGGATGCAGGCAGCCGGTCTCTCTGGCGAGCCGCCCGCCGTGCGCCATGTGTTCACCGATGCCTCGCTTTGCCTCGATTCGGCGATTGCCGGGCAGGGCGTGATGCTCGCCTGGCAGACGCTCGCCGGCTATTCGCTGCAGGAAGGCCGGCTGGTCGCACCCTTCGGCATCCGGGCCAATACCGGCGACGGCTATTATTTCGTGACAGCAGAAGGCAGCCGCGAGTCGAAGAAGGTACGCGACTTCAAGACCTGGATCCGCGAGGAAATGGCTGAAACAGCCGCGATCTTCGGCTGA
- a CDS encoding glutathione S-transferase family protein encodes MLTIYGVYRSRAARVYWMAEELGIEFQSVPVLQAKRLANPLSPDAPINTLSPNFLALNPMALIPAIKDGDLVLNESLAINLYLARKYGGDLGGKTVEEDGLMTMWTVWAVSELDGNTGKIVSTYDDGRENSEAGRAVIDVACRTMKRPLAVLEKHLEGKDWIVGGRFTVVDLNIAEVLRYAQSETALFEAHPNIDAWIKRCQSRPAYLEMQRKRSLEPIEV; translated from the coding sequence ATGCTGACGATTTATGGGGTTTACCGCTCGCGTGCGGCCCGCGTTTACTGGATGGCCGAGGAACTCGGGATCGAATTCCAGTCGGTGCCGGTGTTGCAGGCCAAACGGCTTGCCAACCCGCTCTCGCCGGACGCGCCTATCAATACTCTGTCGCCGAACTTCCTTGCGCTGAACCCGATGGCGCTTATCCCCGCCATCAAGGATGGCGATCTCGTGCTGAACGAGTCTCTGGCGATCAACCTCTATCTCGCGCGCAAGTATGGCGGCGACCTCGGTGGCAAAACCGTCGAGGAAGACGGTTTGATGACGATGTGGACGGTGTGGGCAGTTTCCGAGCTCGATGGCAACACCGGTAAGATCGTCTCCACCTACGATGACGGCAGGGAAAACTCCGAGGCAGGACGCGCGGTGATCGATGTCGCGTGCCGCACCATGAAGCGGCCGCTTGCTGTTCTCGAAAAGCATCTCGAGGGCAAGGACTGGATCGTCGGCGGACGCTTCACGGTCGTCGACCTCAACATCGCGGAAGTGCTGCGCTATGCCCAGAGCGAAACCGCACTCTTTGAGGCACATCCGAACATCGACGCCTGGATCAAGCGCTGCCAATCACGCCCGGCCTATCTGGAAATGCAACGCAAGCGCTCGCTGGAGCCGATCGAGGTCTGA
- a CDS encoding DUF922 domain-containing Zn-dependent protease produces the protein MRTIFGYALAALGLMLPAAAAATDWQPSEEVKAYAITGRTGMELYRSIGEHGPQAGSGRVIAHTTFKLTWTRKYEQQGSACTLTYAKPKLTIIYTLPKAPNDLPAATKASWDSFMAGVRIHERWHGETIIEMVKEIETLSNGFSVPDDPGCKKIRPELTVRLGELSNKQRQRGRDFDRVEMSEGGNIQQLILKLVNGP, from the coding sequence ATGAGGACTATTTTCGGATATGCATTGGCGGCGCTCGGGCTGATGTTACCTGCTGCGGCCGCGGCGACCGACTGGCAGCCGAGTGAGGAAGTGAAGGCCTACGCGATCACCGGCCGCACCGGCATGGAACTCTACCGGTCCATCGGCGAACACGGGCCGCAGGCTGGGTCAGGACGAGTGATCGCGCATACGACTTTCAAGCTGACCTGGACGCGCAAATACGAACAGCAGGGCAGCGCCTGCACCCTTACCTACGCGAAGCCGAAGCTCACCATCATCTATACGCTGCCGAAAGCGCCGAACGACCTGCCGGCGGCTACCAAGGCAAGCTGGGATAGCTTCATGGCCGGCGTGCGCATCCATGAGCGCTGGCATGGCGAGACGATCATCGAGATGGTGAAAGAGATCGAGACGCTGAGCAACGGCTTCTCCGTGCCTGATGATCCCGGCTGCAAGAAGATCAGGCCAGAGCTGACGGTGCGGCTCGGCGAGCTCTCCAACAAGCAGCGCCAGCGCGGCCGGGATTTCGACCGCGTAGAAATGAGTGAAGGCGGCAATATCCAGCAGCTCATCCTGAAGCTGGTGAACGGTCCCTGA
- a CDS encoding glycerophosphodiester phosphodiesterase family protein, which produces MGRKLKYTGVAILAFAAAVYLNNTSFLAEHREGKPLLLAHRGIAQRFDETGLKNDTCTAARMLPPKHDYLENTIRSMRAGFDAGADVVEVDVHPTTDGQFAVFHDWTLDCRTDGHGVTREHSMVEMKTLDIGYGYTADGGKSFPFRGKGVGQMPTLDEVLSTFPDKHLLINVKSRDPSEGEKLAAVLNGLPAERRIRIIVYGGDEPIDRLRQLAPDIRTASRASLMGCLTGYIGYGWTGILPDDCKNVMMLVPINYAPWLWGWPDRFLKRMQDANTQVFVIGPYHGGGFSTGIDTAERFAQLPDNYSGGIWTNEIETIANLVK; this is translated from the coding sequence ATGGGACGGAAGCTCAAATATACAGGCGTGGCAATTCTCGCCTTTGCCGCCGCAGTTTATCTCAATAATACCAGCTTTTTAGCCGAACATCGCGAGGGCAAGCCACTGCTTCTGGCGCATCGCGGCATCGCCCAGCGCTTCGATGAGACGGGTCTCAAGAACGACACCTGCACCGCCGCGCGCATGCTGCCGCCGAAGCATGATTATCTGGAGAACACAATCCGATCCATGCGGGCGGGATTCGATGCCGGTGCCGATGTAGTGGAGGTCGACGTGCATCCGACGACCGACGGGCAGTTCGCCGTCTTCCACGACTGGACGCTCGATTGCCGCACGGATGGGCATGGCGTCACGCGCGAACATTCCATGGTCGAGATGAAGACACTCGACATCGGTTATGGCTACACGGCCGATGGCGGCAAGAGTTTCCCTTTCCGTGGCAAAGGCGTCGGTCAGATGCCGACCCTTGACGAGGTGCTTTCCACCTTCCCGGACAAACATCTGCTCATCAACGTCAAAAGCCGCGACCCCTCCGAGGGCGAAAAGCTCGCGGCCGTGCTGAACGGCCTGCCCGCTGAACGACGCATCAGGATCATCGTCTATGGCGGCGACGAGCCGATCGACCGGCTCCGGCAGCTGGCGCCCGATATCCGCACGGCTTCGCGCGCCAGCCTGATGGGCTGCCTTACCGGCTATATCGGCTATGGCTGGACGGGCATTCTGCCTGATGATTGCAAGAATGTGATGATGCTGGTTCCGATCAATTATGCGCCCTGGCTTTGGGGCTGGCCGGACAGGTTCCTCAAGCGCATGCAGGACGCAAATACGCAAGTCTTCGTCATCGGCCCCTATCACGGTGGCGGCTTTTCGACCGGTATCGACACTGCCGAACGCTTCGCGCAACTGCCTGACAATTATTCCGGCGGCATATGGACGAACGAGATCGAGACGATCGCCAATCTGGTGAAGTGA
- a CDS encoding putative bifunctional diguanylate cyclase/phosphodiesterase, translating into MKGMGARRWESGDSFSAETQRIVAATEAMMAATAHHLSEGIENLRLKAIVHELPDFLYVKDRDSRFVFANAVVARSHGLENAAEIAGKRDFDLFDFETARRCFDVEQEIMSGGEPRIDMEELVPMPDGGTMCRLTSKIPLRNDRGEVVGLIGVSRDITERKRQEELYRGQANLLEMIARNEPLPMILEALVLMIERQMTGISGSVLLLDSEGTRLYHGAAPNLPGAYSRMIDGVVIGPKVGSCGTAAWRGETIIVEDVMADPLWEDFRAMVSQFGFRSCWSTPICTSQKNVLGTFALYSKETRRPTEHEMKLVALATHIAGIAIERKRVDDRIHFMAHHDDLTGLPNRAFLKERMAKILDQARRNNRKVTVAYIDLDNFKEINDTSGHAAGDEVLKETAARMANCVRASDMVVRLGGDEFLVVLVHQSSHDAGIMRRLRELQKAISKPVRSETGEIAVTSSIGIAAFPWDGATPEELLTNADRAMYRAKQLGRNTLQYHDGVVSNPVDLPLSEQEELRQAIIANQLFLLYQPQVDVVTGRITGLEALVRWNHPTKGVIPPVNFIPLAEETGLIVPLGLWVLNEACRQARAWQDMGLTPLTIAVNVSPKQFTDPDFASHVAEAIDSHRLNARWLELEVTESVIMHDAARALAIMLSLRALGVRLSIDDFGAGYSSLAALKTFPFDRLKMDRSLVEALPADETAVAIASAVISLAQTLKLSVLAEGVETDAQLEFLRHARCEEAQGYRFSKPVAPEEIVVMLLARGA; encoded by the coding sequence ATGAAAGGAATGGGTGCCCGGCGTTGGGAATCTGGTGACAGCTTCAGTGCCGAGACACAACGTATCGTAGCTGCCACGGAGGCAATGATGGCGGCGACTGCCCATCATCTTTCCGAAGGCATAGAGAACCTCCGCCTCAAGGCGATCGTCCACGAGCTTCCCGATTTTCTTTACGTCAAGGACCGCGACAGCCGCTTCGTCTTCGCCAATGCTGTCGTGGCGCGCAGCCACGGGCTGGAGAACGCTGCCGAGATCGCCGGCAAGCGTGATTTTGATCTGTTCGATTTTGAGACGGCCCGCCGGTGTTTCGATGTCGAGCAAGAGATCATGTCGGGCGGCGAGCCCCGCATCGACATGGAAGAACTCGTGCCGATGCCGGATGGCGGCACCATGTGTCGCCTGACTTCCAAGATACCGCTGCGCAACGATCGCGGCGAGGTCGTCGGGCTCATCGGTGTGTCTCGCGATATCACCGAGCGCAAACGCCAGGAGGAACTCTATCGCGGCCAGGCGAACTTGCTGGAAATGATCGCCCGCAACGAACCGCTGCCGATGATCCTCGAAGCGCTGGTGCTGATGATCGAACGGCAGATGACCGGCATTTCCGGCTCCGTACTCTTGCTCGACAGCGAGGGCACCCGGCTTTACCACGGCGCGGCTCCCAATTTGCCCGGCGCCTACAGCCGCATGATCGACGGCGTTGTCATCGGCCCGAAGGTGGGCTCCTGCGGCACGGCAGCCTGGCGTGGCGAAACCATCATCGTCGAGGACGTCATGGCCGATCCGCTCTGGGAGGATTTCCGGGCGATGGTCAGCCAGTTCGGCTTCCGCTCCTGCTGGTCCACGCCGATCTGCACCTCGCAGAAGAATGTCCTCGGCACCTTCGCGCTTTACTCCAAAGAGACGCGACGCCCGACCGAACACGAGATGAAGCTGGTGGCGCTCGCCACCCATATCGCCGGCATCGCTATCGAGCGCAAGCGCGTCGATGACCGCATCCATTTCATGGCCCATCACGATGATCTGACGGGCCTGCCGAACCGCGCCTTCCTGAAGGAGCGCATGGCGAAGATCCTCGATCAGGCCCGGCGCAACAACCGCAAGGTCACCGTTGCCTATATCGATCTCGACAATTTCAAGGAGATCAACGACACGAGCGGCCACGCCGCCGGCGACGAGGTGCTCAAGGAGACTGCTGCCCGCATGGCAAACTGCGTGCGCGCCTCCGATATGGTGGTACGCCTCGGCGGCGATGAATTCCTCGTCGTGCTCGTCCACCAGTCCAGCCACGATGCCGGCATCATGCGGCGCCTGCGGGAGCTGCAAAAAGCGATTTCCAAGCCTGTACGCTCCGAAACCGGTGAGATCGCCGTCACATCGAGCATCGGCATTGCCGCCTTCCCGTGGGATGGTGCGACGCCTGAAGAATTGCTCACCAATGCTGACCGCGCCATGTACCGTGCCAAGCAGCTTGGCCGCAACACGCTGCAATACCACGACGGCGTCGTGAGCAATCCGGTCGATCTGCCGCTCAGCGAGCAGGAGGAACTGCGCCAGGCGATCATCGCCAATCAGCTCTTCCTGCTCTACCAGCCGCAGGTCGATGTCGTGACCGGCCGCATCACCGGCCTCGAAGCCCTGGTGCGCTGGAACCATCCGACCAAGGGCGTGATACCGCCCGTCAATTTCATTCCGCTTGCGGAAGAAACCGGCCTCATCGTGCCGCTCGGCCTCTGGGTGCTGAACGAGGCCTGTCGCCAGGCCCGGGCCTGGCAGGACATGGGCCTGACGCCACTGACCATTGCCGTCAATGTCTCGCCCAAGCAGTTTACCGATCCGGATTTCGCATCCCACGTCGCCGAAGCGATCGATAGCCATAGGCTCAATGCGCGCTGGCTGGAGTTGGAGGTGACCGAAAGCGTCATCATGCATGATGCCGCCCGTGCGCTCGCCATCATGCTGTCGCTGCGTGCGCTCGGCGTGCGCCTGTCGATCGATGATTTCGGCGCCGGTTATTCCTCGCTTGCCGCATTGAAGACCTTTCCTTTCGACCGGTTGAAGATGGACCGCTCGCTCGTTGAGGCTCTGCCCGCCGATGAGACCGCCGTCGCCATCGCATCGGCCGTCATTTCCCTCGCCCAGACTTTGAAGCTCTCGGTTCTCGCCGAAGGCGTGGAAACCGATGCGCAGCTGGAATTCCTGCGCCATGCCAGATGCGAGGAGGCGCAGGGCTATCGCTTCTCCAAGCCTGTCGCGCCGGAAGAGATCGTCGTCATGTTGTTGGCGCGAGGCGCCTGA
- a CDS encoding TIGR03808 family TAT-translocated repetitive protein codes for MKKDFSKVSRRDILGMMAASGATILVPRASAAPLSAEQPGMRGSIDAAQYRAIPESGDKKNRNLQQMIEKAARENVPLFLPSGTYRISNLTLPDNTRISGVPGATRIVYTGEGHLFAADNVGRIELSNLVIDGSNRSLADYAGALVQFTGVGEVLIDNCEIVGSRKHALQLEGCGGRIERSKISGAGQSGIYAVESAGLSISGNTVSDCGNGGILVHRWKKAEDGTIVSGNRVFNIRANDGGTGENGNGINIFRADGVTVTDNQISDCAFTAVRANSGSNILISNNQCRRSGETAIYVEFEFVGAVVSGNVIDGAANGISIANFDQGGRLASVTGNVIRNLTLKGPYKHEVGFGIGIAAEADTLVSGNVIEDAPRWGLQIGWGPYLRNVVVNGNVVRKSPVGCAVSVAEGAGSAVITDNIFQEMGKGAVMGFEWEKQVSDELADGSSRYKQLTVERNRIS; via the coding sequence ATGAAGAAAGATTTCAGCAAAGTCTCCCGACGGGATATACTTGGCATGATGGCAGCCTCCGGAGCGACCATATTGGTGCCGCGCGCTTCTGCGGCTCCGCTCAGTGCGGAGCAGCCCGGCATGCGCGGGTCGATCGATGCGGCGCAGTATCGCGCCATTCCCGAAAGCGGCGACAAGAAGAACCGCAACCTGCAGCAGATGATCGAGAAAGCGGCGCGCGAGAACGTACCGCTCTTTCTGCCATCAGGCACCTATCGCATCTCCAACCTGACGCTGCCGGATAATACGCGCATATCAGGCGTGCCCGGTGCGACGCGGATCGTCTATACCGGCGAAGGTCACCTCTTCGCTGCTGACAATGTCGGCCGCATCGAGCTTTCCAATCTGGTCATCGACGGATCGAACCGTTCGCTCGCCGACTATGCCGGCGCCCTCGTCCAGTTCACTGGCGTCGGCGAGGTGCTGATCGACAATTGCGAGATTGTCGGCAGCCGCAAACACGCGCTGCAGCTCGAGGGCTGCGGCGGGCGGATCGAGCGCAGCAAGATCTCCGGCGCAGGGCAGTCCGGCATTTATGCGGTGGAATCTGCAGGGCTTTCGATATCAGGCAATACGGTTTCGGATTGCGGCAATGGCGGCATTCTGGTGCATCGCTGGAAGAAGGCCGAGGATGGCACGATCGTTTCCGGCAACCGGGTCTTCAATATCCGCGCCAATGACGGCGGCACGGGCGAAAACGGCAACGGTATCAATATCTTCCGTGCCGATGGCGTGACGGTGACTGATAACCAGATCTCCGACTGCGCCTTTACCGCGGTTCGTGCCAATTCCGGCTCCAACATCCTGATCAGCAACAACCAGTGCCGCCGCTCCGGCGAGACGGCGATCTATGTGGAGTTCGAATTCGTCGGCGCGGTCGTCTCCGGCAATGTGATCGACGGGGCGGCAAACGGCATCTCGATTGCCAATTTCGACCAGGGCGGCCGGCTGGCAAGTGTGACGGGCAACGTCATCCGCAACCTGACGCTCAAAGGACCTTACAAGCACGAGGTCGGCTTCGGCATCGGCATTGCGGCAGAGGCCGATACGCTGGTGTCAGGCAATGTCATCGAAGATGCGCCGCGCTGGGGGCTGCAGATCGGCTGGGGGCCTTATCTGCGCAATGTCGTCGTCAACGGCAACGTCGTGCGCAAGTCGCCGGTCGGCTGCGCAGTCTCCGTTGCCGAAGGCGCCGGTTCGGCCGTCATCACCGACAACATCTTCCAGGAGATGGGCAAGGGCGCTGTGATGGGATTCGAGTGGGAGAAGCAGGTTTCTGACGAGCTTGCTGACGGTAGCTCGCGCTATAAACAGCTGACCGTTGAGCGAAACCGGATTTCCTGA
- a CDS encoding dienelactone hydrolase family protein: MAAIVLFHSVYGFRSLERDAAARLRAAGHEVVTPDLYEGGVGQTIEEGFAIREEIGRAELCRRAEKAVADLPASAVLGGFSMGAGIAASLWPSRPQTSGMLLLHGTAEIPANAREGIPVQVHLADPDEYEPADEVAAWRAHAARANISLEVFLYPGVGHLYTDPSLPDYDAKAAEATWSRVDAFLAAL, encoded by the coding sequence ATGGCGGCGATTGTACTTTTTCATTCGGTCTACGGGTTTCGGTCCCTTGAACGCGATGCCGCGGCGCGCCTGCGTGCTGCGGGCCACGAGGTTGTCACGCCCGACCTTTACGAGGGCGGGGTAGGGCAGACCATCGAGGAAGGTTTCGCTATCCGCGAGGAAATCGGCCGGGCCGAGCTTTGCAGGCGCGCCGAAAAGGCGGTCGCCGACCTGCCGGCATCGGCCGTGCTCGGCGGCTTCTCCATGGGGGCGGGCATTGCCGCAAGCCTCTGGCCGAGCCGACCGCAGACATCGGGCATGCTACTGCTGCACGGCACCGCCGAGATTCCTGCCAATGCGCGCGAGGGCATTCCCGTTCAGGTCCACCTTGCCGATCCCGACGAATACGAGCCGGCGGATGAAGTAGCCGCGTGGCGTGCGCATGCCGCGAGAGCCAATATCAGCCTGGAGGTTTTCCTCTATCCCGGCGTCGGTCATCTCTATACCGATCCGTCGCTGCCTGACTATGATGCAAAGGCGGCGGAGGCCACCTGGAGCCGCGTCGACGCTTTCCTCGCCGCGCTCTGA
- a CDS encoding ligase-associated DNA damage response exonuclease, whose translation MRPDALLYPAPEGLYCPEGGFYVDPVRPVERALITHGHSDHARPGHVNVLATRQTLDIMRIRYGDGFSVSEQPVAFGEELVVNGVKVSFHPAGHVLGSAQIAIEKNGTRIVVSGDYKRRPDPTCQAYVPVPCDVFITEATFGLPVFHHPDPIDETGKLLASLRQFPERTHLVGAYALGKAQRVIRLLRDTGYGEPIYIHGAMERLCDYYISQGIGLGQLLPATIESRDSSIFKGAVVIGPSSAFADRWARRFNDPLPSFASGWMMVRQRAKQLGVELPLVISDHCDWPELTETITELAPQEVWVTHGREEALVRWCELQGIKAKPLHLVGYEDEGD comes from the coding sequence ATGAGACCAGACGCGCTGCTCTATCCCGCCCCCGAAGGGCTCTATTGCCCGGAAGGCGGCTTCTATGTCGATCCTGTGCGGCCGGTGGAGCGGGCGCTCATCACCCATGGCCATTCAGATCACGCGCGTCCAGGTCATGTGAATGTGCTCGCCACCCGCCAGACGCTCGACATCATGCGCATCCGCTACGGCGACGGCTTCTCAGTCAGCGAACAGCCGGTCGCTTTCGGGGAGGAGCTCGTCGTCAACGGCGTGAAGGTTAGCTTCCATCCCGCCGGCCATGTGCTCGGTTCGGCTCAGATCGCCATCGAGAAGAATGGCACACGCATCGTCGTATCGGGCGACTACAAGCGCCGCCCCGACCCGACCTGCCAAGCCTATGTTCCGGTGCCCTGCGATGTCTTCATCACCGAGGCGACCTTCGGCCTGCCGGTCTTCCACCATCCCGATCCGATCGACGAGACCGGCAAGTTGCTCGCCTCGCTGCGCCAGTTTCCCGAACGCACGCACCTCGTCGGCGCCTATGCGCTCGGCAAGGCGCAGCGCGTCATCCGCTTGCTGCGCGATACCGGCTACGGCGAACCGATCTATATCCACGGCGCCATGGAACGGCTCTGCGATTATTATATCAGCCAGGGCATCGGTCTCGGCCAACTGTTGCCGGCCACCATCGAAAGCCGCGACAGCTCCATCTTCAAGGGCGCCGTCGTCATCGGCCCGTCCTCCGCCTTCGCCGACCGCTGGGCCCGCCGCTTCAACGATCCGCTGCCTTCCTTCGCCTCCGGCTGGATGATGGTGCGCCAGCGCGCCAAGCAGCTTGGCGTCGAACTGCCGCTCGTCATTTCCGACCACTGCGACTGGCCGGAACTGACCGAGACGATCACCGAGCTCGCCCCGCAGGAGGTCTGGGTTACTCATGGCCGCGAGGAGGCGCTGGTTCGCTGGTGCGAGCTGCAGGGCATCAAGGCCAAGCCGCTGCATCTGGTGGGCTATGAGGATGAGGGGGATTGA